The DNA region GATTCATGAATCTTTTGCTATTTATGCCTTACCAATACAGTTTTTTATTTTAAAAAGGAAATATGATTGCTTGAAAAAGAACTCTTATACATTTTTATATTTACTTCCAACATTTTGCATATTTATTTTTTGCCTAATTTTTAAAGGTGATCAAAATCAAGCAATTTCAATTCACCAATCTTGGTTAAATAAATCATTTTTATTCCCTTTTGAAACCTTTAATTATGAAATTCCTTTGGGGGCTATTGATGCAATGAGTTGGGATTTTATAAAAGTGTTAAAAATCCTTTTAGAAGCTTTAACTGATTTTAAAGGTATTTTATGGGTTCCTTTAGCTTGGATAACAACTACTATTCTTTTAGCTAGTTTTTTCTTAGGAGATAATTCAGGAAAAGATATAAAAATAAAGAGTTTTATTATGTATTTTCAATTCTTTCCTTTTGCTATCTTGTGCTTTTCTGGTTGGGATTATGGAAGATGGATATTTATTTGGGTGTTAAGTTCAATATTAATATATTGCACTTTTGGTGAAGAATTAAAATCATATAAACCTATCCAACAAAATTTAAGCAGATATGATTTTATTGAAGAATATTTTTTGAAAATCGAAATTCATAAAAGACCAAAAATTTTACTTGCGATTTTTGCATATCCCCATTGTTGTTGGAGCCTTTTTTACCTTCCTAGTTTGTTAATCGTTCCTGGTTATTCAGTATTAAAATTTTTCAAATCTATTTTTAAATAAATTTTATGTTTGGTTATATTTTTAAAAATTTTAATTCTGTAAAAAGAGTTATTCCTCTTATAGATAAGTGGTTAATAGCTCAATTAGTACCCCCTTTAATCTTCTCTATTTCAGCTTTCACAGTAGTTTCCTTATCTGTTGGAGTCATGTTTGATTTGATAAGAAAAATTGTTGAATTTGGATTGCCATTTGGATTAGCTTTAAAGATTTTATTTTTAAAATTACCAGGATTTTTGGTTCTATCGTTCCCTATGTCAGTTTTGTTATCGACTCTTCTAACTTATGGTAAATTGTCATCCAATTCTGAGCTATTAGCTTTACGGAGTATAGGAATTAAAACATCACGATTTATTGTTCCTGCATTAATTGTTTCAATATTTATGACTGGTATAACTTTCTTTTTTAATAATAGTCTAGTTCCTTATTCCAATAAGCTTGCCGAAATTTCAATGCGAGATGGTTTAGGAAAATCAACAATAATTGAAAGTGGTAATGATATTTTTTTCCCTGGTTATGGCTCACTTATTGATCCTAAAACAAATAAGCCAAGCGAGAGAAATACTTACTTAACACAAATTTTCTTCTCAAGAGTTGTTGAAAATAAAATTATGAAGAATGTAACTTTATTAGATTTTTCCAGAATTGGCAATAAGCAAGTTCTCTCTGCAAAAAGTGCCTCTTTTGATAAAGAAAATTTAAGATGGATTTTTAAAAATGGTAAGATTATCTATTTTTCCTCTGATGCCCAAACAAGTATAGTAAATTTCGATACCTATTTTTATCCATTAGGAGACGGACCTCTTAAGGTTTCAGAAATTCAAAAAGATGCAAATGATATGACTGTTTCAGAGGCAATAGCTGCTAAAAATATATATGAGAGTGCGGGTAATATTAAAGAAGCCAGAAAAATGAAAGTTAGAATCCAAGAAAAATTTACTTTGCCCTTCGCCTGCTTAGTATTTGGATTGATAGGAAGCAGTTTAGGATCCAAATCTAATTTAAGATCTTCGAGAAGCCAAGGATTTGGATTGAGTGTAATTCTTATTTTAATTTATTATGTAATATCGTTTTTATTCAGTTCGCTTGGGGTAAAAGGTGTGTTATCTCCAATTATCGCTGCTTGGCTACCAGTAATGATATCTCTGGGAGCTGGAATTTATTTATTAAGAAAATCAAGCTCTTTTTGATCATTATTTTGAGAAAATCCTATAACTATTTAATTAAAAAAAATTATTGTGATAGATATTTAACTTAAAACATTTTTTAATGCACATCTATTCTTTTATAACCATACCAATCTGGTGAATTTGTTTCTTCATCACAATTATTCCCTATTGTTAACTCTATTTCCCAGTTATCTATATTTGTGATAACTTCACAATCATCTACTTCACTAATTATTCTTAATGATAAAAGATTATCTTTATGGATTTTTCTATAACCTAATAACCATTTAGATTTTGCTAATTTCTTTGCCTCTAAAGAATCTTCTGCAACAACAAGACCAAATTC from Prochlorococcus marinus XMU1410 includes:
- a CDS encoding LptF/LptG family permease — protein: MFGYIFKNFNSVKRVIPLIDKWLIAQLVPPLIFSISAFTVVSLSVGVMFDLIRKIVEFGLPFGLALKILFLKLPGFLVLSFPMSVLLSTLLTYGKLSSNSELLALRSIGIKTSRFIVPALIVSIFMTGITFFFNNSLVPYSNKLAEISMRDGLGKSTIIESGNDIFFPGYGSLIDPKTNKPSERNTYLTQIFFSRVVENKIMKNVTLLDFSRIGNKQVLSAKSASFDKENLRWIFKNGKIIYFSSDAQTSIVNFDTYFYPLGDGPLKVSEIQKDANDMTVSEAIAAKNIYESAGNIKEARKMKVRIQEKFTLPFACLVFGLIGSSLGSKSNLRSSRSQGFGLSVILILIYYVISFLFSSLGVKGVLSPIIAAWLPVMISLGAGIYLLRKSSSF